From the genome of Cyprinus carpio isolate SPL01 chromosome B24, ASM1834038v1, whole genome shotgun sequence:
TGCTTGTGATTAACTAGATTATCtcacatatatgtgaccctgcagcacagaagcagtcttaagtctctggggtatatttgtagtaatagacaacaatacattgtaagggTGACATATAtagatttctcttttatgccaaaaatcattaggatattaagtaaagatcatgttactTGAAGATGTTCCATTAagttcctactgtaaatatatcaaaacttaatttttgattagtaatatgcattgctaagaacttcatttgaacaactttaaagatgattttctcaatatttagatttttttattattattattttttttttttttttttttgcatcctattattacagattttcaaatattgtaataataattacatcagtggaaagattatgtattcagctttcagataatgtataaatttattattattattattatttttaaatgacccttatgacaagttttgtggtccagggtccatataaactttttcttttgtactaaaatataaatatacagaagcttgtttttgccatgggattaaatataaaaaaaaaaaaaaaaaaatcttctcaaaattgcaagttataaacctGGAATTTTGAGAAATAAACCTCCCTTTGAATTTCgagtttacatttctttttttttaaccacaaaataaaaaaataaaaaaaatgaggaggggggggggggtgtattatctcacatttatgagaaaaatctaagagaattgtgaaaaaaaaagatattaccttttttttatggCAGAAATGGTCTTCCATACAGTACAGAGGTATAATGGCACTAAAAGTCAGTACTGAATATAAATAACATTCTTGTGaataataaagcacatttaaattagaaaaatttattttttgacatggCTGAAATAAGCTTTCACATTaacaatacatacataaaaaagcagaaaagccaaaaaaaaaaaaaacagtcactggATCGATATACATTACAATGGTGAAGACTGGAGCGATGGGGCAGGAGCGCACGAGCCGTCCAAATTTCATATCACACATGAAAAGCATAAGATTGTCATCATCATACTAATGTGTTGCGTCATCGTCTAAAGGAAGGAAGCAGATCTCTTCAACACGTCCCTCGAGAGCCTCTGTGCTGTTCTTCTGGTTGAAATGGTCAGACACTGAAGGGACTGGACTCAAGTACGGATGCGTGTCACGTTCACAATGGACATCAAGGCATCAGGAAGTCAAGCACACTAAACCGCTGCAGCCAGAGCAACTTCCTGTTCGCCCACTGTTTCTGACAAGCTGCTTGGAATATTAaggaatttaataaaaactaacgAACTGGTTACTGGTGTAACACAGATCTCATCGCTTGCTACTGTACTGCAGTTTTTATGCATAACAATTACTACTTGCTTAGCcacaaaccaacaaataaatccactttttttttgctttttaaaatagtgCATCATTTTCTCATAaagcttgtctttttttttttttttttttgagaaagctTGCTAATTATCTCCCCTTGCGTGTTTTCAGTTTTCCAAGACCCCTCAAGTCAATGAAGTGTTGTGAAATGTAAGTAAACGGAGTCATCCTACATTAAAGTAATAAATCACACACTCGTTTGAGCTTTAAGACTGGAGCCCCTGCTAAAGAAGACTTCTTTACACCGGAATTAACATTGTTTTCAGGTGATCCAAACATAAACGTAACACCCttgtttcagtaagattttttatttttttaggaaatcAGTACTTCTATTcatgaaggatgcattaaagtgatcaaaagtgacagtaaggacatttaaaatgttacaaaagatttctatttcaaataaacgctcttcttttcaactttctattcagctgtgaatcctaaaaaaataaaatgacataatattgtgcagcacaactgttttcaacattgataataatcagaaatgtttcatgagcagcaaatcatcatattagaatgatttctgaagatcatgtgacactgaagactggagtaatgatgctgaaaatacagctgcacatcacagaaaataaattacgctttaacagatattcacataaaaaaaaattatttgaaatggtaaaaatatttcacaatttttgatcaaataaatgcagccttggtgagcagaagaaacgtctttcaaaaatattttaaaaaatcttactgatcccaaagtGATTGAATCACAAAGCCTTTCTGGCAACTTCTTTCAGCCGTTTAGTGTTGTCTATCTGAGATCGGATCACCCGAGACTGATGTAGAAATGTGTAGATTATAAAAGAAGGGGCCTGAGAACACATCAAACTAATCtgacatgaataaaataaaataaaagcaagttTTCTTATACAAGTCCACACAGACCGATAGAGAACATCACTGACTGACCCTCTACTGCATGAATCTATGACCTCAACTCTACCAGACTTCATCTACTCTGACACACAGACACCAGCAAACACCGCAGATGAGGATCAGAACGCACAGGAGGAGAGTAACTGATCGCAGACACTATAAAATACAACATCTTTCACGGATCCGTTTGGCCAGGCTTTTACTCTTCTTCTTTCCGTTCTTTTCCTTGCTGTCCTCCATCTTCCTAGCACGAATTTCCCTCATGAGGTCAAAGAAAACCTGCAATCGAGACGGTACAGCATCTTATGTATGTATCACAAATGTATcactttaattcaattctaaatCGCTTGCATTATCAATGAAAGTCAACATTAAACGCTCTTTACAAACCGTTTACATCCATAACATAACATCAAAAAGTGAAACAGGATTTGGGActttttcctccagtgaaaaagtgttctggtgtgaatcaggagagaaatctgcacagatcaagcacagtttaaacagctctaaacaaatatgtgtctggattttgatgtgagagacaacagcagatgcactttttcactggaggaagtgttattatggattatggactcatatttcttgctggatgtgtttcatcttttgtcttctacagatgttaagtgatggactggagtgctgtggattacttgtggattattgtgatgtttttatcagctgtttggactctcattctgacggcacccattcactgcagagcatccattgctgagacactgatgcagtgctacatttctacaaaactCATCCATAGCTTGCAGGGGACATTTTCAGCcactttaaattgtttttaaataaattattttattaaacgtTTTGCAATTGTAGCCCAAAAAAGTAGACAAGCAGGTTAAGAATGCATCCTTAAAACCCTTCAGAGAACAGGATGCAGTGTTAATATCATTCACACAGTAGCTGCTCAGGTTTGTAGTACTCACCTTGTCTACGTTGGCGCGTGTTTTAGCAGACGTCTCCACGTAGCACACGCCCCACTGATCCGCTCTGGCTTTGGCCTCGTCGGCGCTCACCTGTCTCCTGTCCTCCAGATCAGACTTGTTCCCCACCAGCAGGAAGGGGACGTTCTCGTCTTCCTTCACCCGCAGAATCTGCTCTCTGAGCGAGAGAGTAGCGTTAAGTAGGCGTGAAACGGTACACGTGTTCGTACCGAAACTTGAGAGAGTAGCGTTAAGTAGGCGTGAAACGGTACACGTGTTCGTACCGAAACTTTTCGGTACAGGTCTTTCGGTTCGGTACGCAGGTGTGTGTATAGAGAGGAGCATCTCACCAAATATTAGACTTTATACTCGTTATATTTTATTTGACCGGTTAGTGagatcttaattatttaatgtatatgtttaaataaatattttatcaaacaaGTTTTGACTCTGTAAATGATTATATTccaacaacaaatagaaatttcatttattttaataatacaatttacatgtttgcaatgcatacaattattatttttttttttatttgagtgttgattattatagtcAAAAATAAACCGTAATTTAAGTGtgtctgttgttaattgtaaccttacaGAAGGGCTCCCTATAGTTAAGAGCAGAAGCTGAAGTAGATTCTATCCCtaaaattctaatttttattataatttaatttatttaaagacagtGCAATTGGTTCAGTAAaccattgttaaattaaaaaacattaccgCCGTCGTTAAGTGTTTATGCATCACACACAACTCAGCATGCACACAAAAGCAGTcagaaaaatcataataataaaaacaagaacgCCTTTGCAAAAATGTTTCTGCATTTTAACCTTAACTAAATAACTATTTAAAGTGccattactaaataaataaataaataaactagtaCACTAGTCACTCATTGGACAACCAGATCATCAATTAAAGAGCACCAGTGTGAGTCTAAATCAGTGCAGCTCTGTTAAATCACCTGAAATCAGCCGTCGCTGCAAAAGACTCTAGTTCTGTGATGGAGAAGACGCAGAGGAAGCCCTCGCCGCTGCGGAAGTAGTTATCCCGGATGGCCGCGTAGTCCTCCTGACCGGCTGTGTCCAGGATATCTATCTGCACCTCCTCGCCGTCCAGGACCACCTTCTTCCTGTAGCTGTCAGCTTTCGTGGGCTCGTAGTCCTCCACAAACTGAGGAACGTTATCCCGGACAAATACTCACAGACGTATGCTGATCGAGTTTTATTTAATAACcgataaaaataaacacactcagCAAACGTCTATAGTGCCTAATaactactaaaatatttaaagtatattaaataatctaaatcaaaataataaacaaatcatgTAACTTATTTCTCCTTACACATTATAATCAGTGTTACTGAGTGACTACTATAGACACTACTACAGTTTCACTTTAACTTTAGCTAGTTTTcacaattttgttgtgtttttgacattttttatatattgtttttattaatttatttctgttattttagtacaagttaaaagCACATGAGAATGAACAggcaatatattaattttttatgtgtgtgtgtgtgttttatttttattacattttattaaatcaagtaacaattctttaaatcattttagttATAGCTTCAGTTTTGTTtagctataataacc
Proteins encoded in this window:
- the LOC122142216 gene encoding LOW QUALITY PROTEIN: ras-related protein Ral-A-like (The sequence of the model RefSeq protein was modified relative to this genomic sequence to represent the inferred CDS: deleted 1 base in 1 codon); translation: MAAAKPKGQNSLALHKVIMVGSGGVGKSALTLQFIYDNFVEDYEPTKADSYRKKVVLDGEEVQIDILDTAGQEDYAAIRDNYFRSGEGFLCVFSITELESFAATADFREQILRVKEDENVPFLLVGNKSDLEDRRQVSADEAKARADQWGVCYVETSAKTRANVDKVFFDLMREIRARKMEDSKEKNGKKKSKSLAKRIRERCCIL